One stretch of Serinicoccus hydrothermalis DNA includes these proteins:
- the pyrR gene encoding bifunctional pyr operon transcriptional regulator/uracil phosphoribosyltransferase PyrR, whose product MSPAREPETAPPPQPPDHGGREVLASDDIRRALKRIAHEILEGNKGHADLVLLGIPTRGVPLAHRLAEAVEAVEGTTVPVGSLDITMYRDDLRTQPTRAPEPMSVPRGGIDGKVVVLVDDVLYSGRTVRAALDSLADLGRPSAVRLAVLVDRGHRELPIRADYVGKNLPTSRAERVMVRLQDLDGVEGVWIA is encoded by the coding sequence ATGAGCCCTGCCCGTGAACCCGAGACGGCACCGCCGCCGCAGCCGCCGGACCACGGAGGACGTGAGGTCCTCGCCAGCGACGACATCCGGCGCGCCCTCAAGCGGATCGCGCACGAGATCCTCGAGGGCAACAAGGGGCACGCCGACCTCGTGCTCCTCGGGATCCCGACCCGCGGCGTCCCGCTCGCGCACCGGCTCGCCGAGGCGGTCGAGGCGGTCGAGGGCACCACGGTGCCGGTCGGCTCGCTGGACATCACGATGTACCGCGACGACCTGCGCACCCAGCCCACCCGCGCGCCGGAGCCGATGAGCGTGCCGCGCGGCGGCATCGACGGCAAGGTCGTCGTCCTCGTCGACGACGTGCTGTACTCCGGCCGCACGGTCCGCGCCGCCCTCGACAGCCTGGCCGACCTCGGCCGGCCGAGCGCGGTCCGGCTCGCCGTCCTCGTCGACCGCGGCCACCGCGAGCTGCCGATCCGCGCGGACTACGTCGGCAAGAACCTCCCCACCTCCCGCGCGGAGCGGGTCATGGTGCGGCTGCAGGACCTGGACGGCGTCGAGGGGGTGTGGATCGCGTGA
- a CDS encoding aspartate carbamoyltransferase catalytic subunit, with translation MKHLLSIADLDPQEITSILDTAVSMHEVQDRQVKKLPTLRGRTIINFFFEDSTRTRASFEIAGKWMSADTINLTGKGTSVSKGESLRDTVLTIDAMGVDMMIIRHPASGAPAQIADWVDCSIVNAGDGTHEHPSQALLDAYTLRRALGDLAGRHVAIVGDLTHSRVLRSNLLCLRALGAHVTLVAPPTLMPSGVTSWAAADGFDVSYDLDDVLPRVDAVMMLRVQRERMSGGYFPTAREYAVTYGLTPRRLGLLQDHAVICHPGPMNRGLEISADAADAARSLVLDQVSAGVAVRMSILYHLLAGEGDAQ, from the coding sequence GTGAAGCACCTGCTCTCGATCGCCGACCTCGACCCGCAGGAGATCACCTCGATCCTCGACACCGCGGTCTCCATGCACGAGGTCCAGGACCGCCAGGTCAAGAAGCTGCCGACCCTGCGCGGCCGCACGATCATCAACTTCTTCTTCGAGGACTCCACCCGCACCCGCGCCTCCTTCGAGATCGCCGGCAAGTGGATGAGCGCCGACACGATCAACCTCACCGGCAAGGGCACCTCGGTCTCCAAGGGCGAGTCGCTGCGCGACACGGTGCTGACGATCGACGCGATGGGCGTCGACATGATGATCATCCGGCACCCCGCGAGCGGCGCTCCCGCGCAGATCGCGGACTGGGTCGACTGCTCCATCGTCAACGCCGGTGACGGGACGCACGAGCACCCCAGCCAGGCCCTGCTCGACGCCTACACCCTGCGCCGCGCGCTCGGGGACCTCGCGGGACGGCACGTCGCCATCGTCGGCGACCTCACCCACTCCCGGGTGCTGCGCTCCAACCTGCTCTGCCTGCGCGCCCTGGGCGCCCACGTCACCCTCGTCGCGCCGCCCACCCTCATGCCCAGCGGCGTGACGTCCTGGGCGGCCGCGGACGGCTTCGACGTCTCCTACGACCTCGACGACGTGCTCCCGCGGGTGGACGCCGTGATGATGCTGCGGGTGCAGCGCGAGCGGATGAGCGGCGGCTACTTCCCCACCGCCCGGGAGTATGCCGTGACCTACGGCCTCACCCCCCGTCGCCTCGGCCTGCTGCAGGACCATGCGGTCATCTGCCACCCCGGCCCCATGAACCGCGGCCTGGAGATCTCCGCGGACGCCGCGGACGCCGCCCGCTCGCTGGTGCTCGACCAGGTCAGCGCCGGGGTCGCGGTCCGGATGTCGATCCTCTACCACCTCCTCGCCGGGGAAGGAGACGCGCAGTGA
- a CDS encoding dihydroorotase produces MSTTPPLLITGADIAGEGAGDVLVVDGTIRAVGADAAGQAPQGTSRLSADGLVLLPGLVDLHTHLREPGREDAETVETGSQAAALGGFTAVLAMANTSPVTDSAEVAETVLDLGRRAGYVDVQPVGAVTKSLAGEELAELGLMARSRARVRVFSDDGRCVHDARLMRRALEYVKTFDGVVSQHAQDPRLADGSACCHEGELSGRLGLPGWPGVAEETIVARDVMLARHTGSRVHVAHVSTAGSVEVVRWAKAQGIAVTAEVTPHHLMLTQDELVGYDPTYKVNPPLRPTEDTLALREALADGTIDAVATDHAPHVRQDKEHAFADAAFGMLGLETALPVVSTTMVAEGRMTWADVARTMSTAPARIARLEHHGRGVVAGAPAHLTLVDPTRTRTIDRALSRSLSRNNPWHGRELTGTVHLTMLRGQVTAREGLVWADTTTKEQR; encoded by the coding sequence GTGAGCACCACACCACCCCTGCTCATCACGGGTGCCGACATCGCGGGGGAGGGAGCCGGCGACGTGCTCGTCGTCGACGGCACCATCCGCGCCGTGGGCGCCGACGCCGCGGGGCAGGCCCCGCAGGGCACCTCCCGCCTCTCCGCCGACGGGCTGGTCCTCCTGCCCGGCCTCGTCGACCTGCACACGCACCTGCGCGAGCCCGGCCGCGAGGACGCCGAGACCGTCGAGACCGGCTCCCAGGCCGCGGCGCTGGGCGGCTTCACCGCGGTCCTCGCCATGGCCAACACGAGCCCGGTCACCGACAGCGCCGAGGTCGCCGAGACGGTCCTCGACCTGGGCCGCCGCGCCGGGTATGTCGACGTCCAGCCGGTCGGCGCCGTCACCAAGTCCCTGGCCGGCGAGGAGCTCGCCGAGCTGGGCCTCATGGCCCGCTCCCGCGCGCGGGTCCGGGTCTTCTCCGACGACGGCCGGTGCGTCCACGACGCCCGGCTCATGCGCCGTGCGCTGGAGTACGTCAAGACCTTCGACGGCGTCGTCTCGCAGCACGCGCAGGACCCCCGGCTCGCCGACGGGTCGGCCTGCTGCCACGAGGGCGAGCTCTCCGGGCGGCTCGGGCTGCCCGGCTGGCCCGGGGTGGCCGAGGAGACGATCGTCGCCCGGGACGTCATGCTGGCCCGGCACACCGGCTCGCGGGTGCACGTGGCGCACGTCTCCACCGCGGGCAGCGTCGAGGTGGTGCGCTGGGCCAAGGCCCAGGGCATCGCGGTGACCGCGGAGGTGACCCCGCACCACCTCATGCTCACCCAGGACGAGCTGGTCGGCTACGACCCGACCTACAAGGTCAACCCGCCGCTGCGCCCGACCGAGGACACCCTGGCCCTGCGCGAGGCGCTGGCCGACGGCACGATCGACGCGGTCGCGACCGACCACGCCCCGCACGTCCGCCAGGACAAGGAGCACGCCTTCGCCGACGCGGCCTTCGGCATGCTCGGGCTGGAGACCGCCCTCCCGGTGGTGTCCACGACGATGGTCGCCGAGGGTCGCATGACCTGGGCCGACGTCGCCCGCACCATGTCGACCGCGCCGGCGCGGATCGCCCGGCTCGAGCACCACGGGCGGGGGGTCGTCGCCGGCGCACCGGCCCACCTCACGCTCGTCGACCCCACCCGCACGCGCACGATCGACCGGGCCCTGTCCCGCTCGCTCTCCCGCAACAACCCCTGGCACGGTCGCGAGCTGACCGGCACCGTGCACCTGACGATGCTCCGCGGCCAGGTGACGGCGCGCGAGGGCCTGGTCTGGGCAGACACCACCACGAAGGAGCAGCGGTGA
- the carA gene encoding glutamine-hydrolyzing carbamoyl-phosphate synthase small subunit, with the protein MTPTAHEPAVLVLEDGRTFRGEAYGARGETVGEAVFCTGMTGYQETLTDPSYHRQVVVMTAPHIGNTGVNQADMESQRIWVAGYVVRDPAVRPSNWRSQGDLGDALDGAGVVGISGVDTRALTLHLRDRGAMRVGIFSGEAARAPHEELLRTVTETPRMAGSALAAEVSTQEAYVVAPPEGTPTRFRVAALDLGIKGMTPALLARRGIEVHVLPSTTTSEELLALEPDGVFFSNGPGDPATAEHEVALLQDVLERRIPFFGICFGNQLLGRALGLSTYKLAFGHRGINQPVLDRTTGKVEVTSHNHGFAIAWPEGIPTDQPVDTAYGAVRCDHVALNDDVVEGLSCVDVPAFSVQYHPEAAAGPHDAEYLFDRFVDLLQTSTKES; encoded by the coding sequence GTGACCCCCACGGCACACGAGCCCGCCGTCCTCGTCCTCGAGGACGGCCGGACCTTCCGCGGCGAGGCCTACGGCGCCCGCGGCGAGACGGTCGGCGAGGCCGTCTTCTGCACCGGCATGACCGGCTACCAGGAGACGCTCACCGACCCCTCCTACCACCGGCAGGTCGTCGTCATGACGGCGCCGCACATCGGCAACACCGGGGTCAACCAGGCCGACATGGAGAGCCAGCGCATCTGGGTGGCGGGGTATGTCGTCCGCGACCCCGCGGTCCGGCCCTCCAACTGGCGCTCCCAGGGCGACCTCGGCGACGCCCTGGACGGCGCGGGGGTCGTGGGGATCAGCGGCGTGGACACCCGCGCGCTCACCCTGCACCTGCGCGACCGGGGCGCGATGCGGGTCGGCATCTTCTCCGGCGAGGCGGCGCGGGCCCCGCACGAGGAGCTGCTGCGCACCGTCACCGAGACCCCGCGGATGGCCGGCTCCGCCCTGGCCGCCGAGGTCTCCACGCAGGAGGCGTATGTCGTCGCCCCGCCGGAGGGGACGCCCACCCGTTTCCGGGTCGCGGCCCTCGACCTCGGGATCAAGGGGATGACCCCGGCCCTGCTGGCCCGGCGCGGCATCGAGGTGCACGTGCTCCCCAGCACGACGACCAGCGAGGAGCTGCTCGCGCTGGAGCCGGACGGGGTCTTCTTCTCCAACGGCCCCGGCGACCCGGCCACCGCGGAGCACGAGGTGGCGCTGCTGCAGGACGTGCTCGAGCGGCGCATCCCCTTCTTCGGCATCTGCTTCGGCAACCAGCTGCTCGGCCGCGCCCTGGGCCTGTCCACCTACAAGCTCGCCTTCGGGCACCGCGGCATCAACCAGCCGGTGCTGGACCGCACCACCGGCAAGGTGGAGGTCACCAGCCACAACCACGGCTTCGCCATCGCCTGGCCCGAGGGCATACCGACCGACCAGCCGGTCGACACGGCCTACGGCGCCGTCCGCTGCGACCACGTGGCCCTCAACGACGACGTGGTCGAGGGGCTGTCCTGCGTCGACGTGCCCGCCTTCAGCGTGCAGTACCACCCCGAGGCCGCGGCCGGCCCGCACGACGCGGAGTACCTCTTCGACCGCTTCGTGGACCTTCTGCAGACCTCGACCAAGGAGTCCTGA
- the carB gene encoding carbamoyl-phosphate synthase large subunit, translating into MPKRDDITSVLVIGSGPIVIGQAAEFDYSGTQACRVLREEGIRVILVNSNPATIMTDPGVADATYVEPITPEIVESIIERERPDAVLATLGGQTALNTAIALHESGALERLGAPLIGANVEAIQLGEDRQAFKGVVERCGAESARSAICHTMDEVLAAADELGYPVVVRPSFTMGGLGSGFAFDEPSLRRIAGAGLQDSPTTEVLLEESILGWKEYELEVMRDRADNVVVVCSIENLDPMGVHTGDSITVAPAMTLTDREYQRLRDIGIAVIREVGVDTGGCNIQFAVNPADGRIIVIEMNPRVSRSSALASKATGFPIAKIAAKMALGYTLDEVPNDITRKTPASFEPTLDYVVVKVPRFAFEKFPLADPTLTTTMKSVGEAMALGRNFTEALQKALRSTEAAHTSFHWREEETPTREMALALLQQARTPTDGRLVLVQQAMRGGASVEEAHEATGIDPWFLDQVAVINEIAATVRAEARSTSGGRLTPQLLRLAKRHGFSDPQLAQLTGLKEAVVRGVRQALGVRPVYKTVDTCAGEFEAQTPYHYSSYDEETEVRPRERPAVLILGSGPNRIGQGIEFDYSCVHASLTLREHGFDTVMVNCNPETVSTDYDTSSRLYFEPLTLEDVLEVVHAEREAGPVAGVVVQLGGQTPLGLAAALKAEGVPIVGTPPEAIHLAEDRGAFGRVLAETGLTAPRHGTAYTVDDALEVAREIGYPVLVRPSYVLGGRGMQIVYDDESLASYVGRATAVTGEDEAHPVLIDRFLDTAVEIDVDALYDGTELYVGGIMEHIEEAGIHSGDSACVLPPFTLGRSELEAVREATRSLADSIGVRGLINVQFALAQDVLYVLEANPRASRTVPFVAKATGVPLARAAARVMLGATIADLREEGMLPREVDGGSLPADAPFSVKEAILPFRRFRTQTGEAIDSILGPEMRSTGEVMGIDAAFGSAFAKSQLRAGSSLPTQGTVFVSVANRDKRSMIFPVKRLVDLGFSVLATEGTADVLRRNGIPAEVVHKHSEGRADGSLRTIVDRIGAGEVDMVINTPSGRDARADGYAIRAATTSLDKPIITTVQQLAVAVLGIEAMRAGPLSVAPLQEHAQALDLYARAAGGR; encoded by the coding sequence GTGCCCAAGCGCGACGACATCACCAGCGTCCTGGTCATCGGGTCGGGCCCGATCGTCATCGGCCAGGCCGCCGAGTTCGACTACTCGGGCACCCAGGCGTGCCGCGTCCTGCGCGAGGAGGGCATCCGGGTCATCCTCGTCAACTCCAACCCGGCGACGATCATGACCGACCCCGGGGTGGCGGACGCGACCTACGTCGAGCCGATCACGCCGGAGATCGTCGAGTCGATCATCGAGCGGGAGCGGCCGGACGCCGTCCTGGCCACGCTCGGCGGCCAGACCGCGCTCAACACGGCCATCGCCCTGCACGAGTCCGGCGCCCTGGAGCGCCTCGGCGCCCCGCTCATCGGCGCCAACGTCGAGGCGATCCAGCTGGGCGAGGACCGCCAGGCGTTCAAGGGCGTCGTCGAGCGCTGCGGCGCCGAGTCCGCCCGGTCGGCGATCTGCCACACCATGGACGAGGTGCTCGCCGCCGCGGACGAGCTCGGCTACCCCGTCGTCGTGCGCCCCTCGTTCACCATGGGCGGCCTCGGCTCGGGCTTCGCCTTCGACGAGCCCAGCCTGCGCCGCATCGCCGGGGCCGGGCTGCAGGACAGCCCCACCACCGAGGTGCTGCTCGAGGAGTCGATCCTGGGGTGGAAGGAGTACGAGCTCGAGGTCATGCGCGACCGCGCCGACAACGTGGTCGTCGTCTGCTCGATCGAGAACCTCGACCCCATGGGCGTGCACACCGGCGACTCGATCACCGTGGCCCCCGCGATGACCCTCACCGACCGGGAGTACCAGCGGCTGCGCGACATCGGCATCGCCGTCATCCGCGAGGTGGGCGTCGACACCGGCGGCTGCAACATCCAGTTCGCGGTCAACCCGGCCGACGGGCGGATCATCGTCATCGAGATGAACCCCCGGGTCTCGCGCTCCTCGGCCCTGGCCTCCAAGGCCACCGGCTTCCCCATCGCCAAGATCGCGGCCAAGATGGCGCTGGGCTACACCCTCGACGAGGTCCCCAACGACATCACCCGCAAGACCCCGGCGAGCTTCGAGCCGACGCTGGACTACGTCGTGGTCAAGGTGCCGCGCTTCGCCTTCGAGAAGTTCCCGCTCGCGGACCCCACGCTGACCACGACCATGAAGTCGGTCGGCGAGGCGATGGCCCTGGGCCGCAACTTCACCGAGGCGCTGCAGAAGGCGCTGCGCTCGACCGAGGCGGCGCACACCAGCTTCCACTGGCGCGAGGAGGAGACGCCGACCCGGGAGATGGCCCTGGCGCTGCTGCAGCAGGCCCGCACCCCGACCGACGGTCGTCTCGTGCTCGTCCAGCAGGCGATGCGCGGCGGCGCCAGCGTCGAGGAGGCCCACGAGGCGACCGGGATCGACCCCTGGTTCCTCGACCAGGTCGCGGTGATCAACGAGATCGCCGCGACGGTGCGCGCCGAGGCCCGTTCGACCTCCGGAGGCCGGCTCACCCCCCAGCTGCTGCGGCTGGCCAAGCGGCACGGCTTCTCCGACCCGCAGCTGGCCCAGCTGACCGGCCTCAAGGAGGCCGTGGTGCGCGGGGTGCGGCAGGCGCTCGGCGTCCGCCCGGTCTACAAGACGGTGGACACCTGCGCCGGCGAGTTCGAGGCCCAGACTCCCTACCACTACTCCTCCTACGACGAGGAGACCGAGGTGCGGCCGCGGGAGCGTCCCGCCGTCCTCATCCTGGGCTCGGGACCCAACCGCATCGGCCAGGGCATCGAGTTCGACTACTCCTGCGTGCACGCCTCGCTCACGCTGCGCGAGCACGGCTTCGACACGGTGATGGTCAACTGCAACCCCGAGACGGTGTCCACCGACTACGACACCTCCAGCCGGCTCTACTTCGAGCCGTTGACGCTGGAGGACGTCCTGGAGGTCGTGCACGCCGAGCGGGAGGCCGGCCCGGTCGCCGGTGTCGTCGTCCAGCTGGGCGGGCAGACCCCCCTCGGCCTCGCCGCCGCGCTCAAGGCGGAGGGGGTGCCGATCGTCGGCACCCCGCCCGAGGCCATCCACCTCGCCGAGGACCGCGGTGCCTTCGGCCGGGTGCTCGCCGAGACCGGGCTGACCGCGCCCCGGCACGGGACGGCATACACCGTGGACGACGCGCTGGAGGTGGCCCGGGAGATCGGCTACCCGGTGCTCGTCCGCCCGTCCTACGTCCTCGGCGGCCGGGGTATGCAGATCGTCTACGACGACGAGTCCCTCGCCTCCTACGTCGGCCGGGCGACCGCGGTCACCGGCGAGGACGAGGCCCACCCGGTGCTCATCGACCGCTTCCTCGACACCGCCGTGGAGATCGACGTCGACGCGCTCTACGACGGCACCGAGCTCTACGTCGGCGGGATCATGGAGCACATCGAGGAGGCCGGCATCCACTCCGGCGACTCGGCCTGCGTGCTGCCGCCCTTCACCCTGGGCCGCTCCGAGCTGGAGGCGGTCCGCGAGGCGACGCGCTCCCTGGCCGACTCGATCGGGGTCCGCGGGCTCATCAACGTGCAGTTCGCCCTGGCCCAGGACGTGCTCTACGTGCTCGAGGCCAACCCGCGGGCCAGCCGCACCGTGCCCTTCGTCGCCAAGGCGACCGGCGTGCCCCTGGCCCGCGCTGCGGCGCGGGTCATGCTCGGCGCGACCATCGCCGACCTGCGCGAGGAGGGCATGCTGCCCCGGGAGGTCGACGGCGGCTCGCTGCCCGCCGACGCGCCCTTCTCGGTCAAGGAGGCGATCCTGCCCTTCCGCCGCTTCCGGACGCAGACCGGGGAGGCGATCGACTCCATCCTCGGCCCCGAGATGCGCTCCACCGGCGAGGTGATGGGGATCGACGCGGCCTTCGGCTCGGCCTTCGCCAAGAGCCAGCTGCGGGCCGGGTCGAGCCTGCCGACCCAGGGCACGGTCTTCGTCTCGGTCGCCAACCGCGACAAGCGCTCGATGATCTTCCCGGTGAAGCGGCTGGTCGACCTCGGCTTCTCCGTGCTGGCCACCGAGGGCACCGCCGACGTGCTGCGACGCAACGGCATCCCCGCAGAGGTGGTGCACAAGCACAGCGAGGGCCGCGCCGATGGCTCGCTCCGCACGATCGTGGACCGGATCGGCGCGGGCGAGGTGGACATGGTCATCAACACGCCCTCCGGCCGCGACGCCCGGGCCGACGGCTACGCCATCCGGGCGGCCACGACCTCGCTCGACAAGCCGATCATCACCACCGTGCAGCAGCTCGCGGTCGCGGTGCTGGGGATCGAGGCCATGCGCGCCGGTCCGCTGTCGGTGGCCCCGCTGCAGGAGCACGCGCAGGCGCTCGACCTGTATGCCCGTGCCGCGGGCGGGCGCTGA
- the pyrF gene encoding orotidine-5'-phosphate decarboxylase, which produces MTTSPHDPQTRSGPRPRFGSRLVEAIDRHGPLCVGLDPHRELLERWGLPDTAEGVGELCSVVLDAATGRCAAVKPQSAFFERHGAAGIAVLEDVLRTCREQGLLTVLDVKRGDIGSTMAGYAQAYLADDAPLAADAVTLSPFLGYGSLAPAVDLARATGRGVFVLVRTSNPEGGEVQRAGDPAVAHRLMQQVGRDNAGQEPCGDVGVVVGATLDPVGEQLDLEGSLAPVLAPGVGAQGADEHDVARAFAGARGRVLVPVSRGLLGEGPDGVGTAVESWAQRLAGAVGDP; this is translated from the coding sequence ATGACCACGAGCCCGCACGACCCGCAGACCCGGTCCGGTCCCCGGCCGCGCTTCGGCAGCCGCCTCGTCGAGGCGATCGACCGGCACGGCCCGCTGTGCGTCGGGCTGGACCCGCACCGCGAGCTGCTGGAGCGGTGGGGCCTGCCGGACACCGCCGAGGGCGTCGGGGAGCTGTGCTCGGTGGTCCTGGACGCCGCCACCGGCCGCTGCGCCGCGGTCAAGCCGCAGTCGGCCTTCTTCGAGCGGCACGGGGCGGCGGGCATCGCCGTCCTCGAGGACGTCCTGCGCACCTGCCGCGAGCAGGGCCTGCTGACCGTGCTCGACGTCAAGCGCGGCGACATCGGCTCCACCATGGCCGGGTATGCCCAGGCCTACCTCGCCGACGACGCCCCGCTGGCGGCCGACGCGGTCACGCTGAGCCCCTTCCTCGGGTACGGGTCGCTCGCCCCGGCCGTGGACCTCGCGCGTGCCACCGGCCGGGGGGTCTTCGTCCTGGTGCGCACCTCCAACCCGGAGGGCGGCGAGGTGCAGCGCGCCGGCGATCCCGCGGTGGCGCACCGGCTGATGCAGCAGGTCGGCCGGGACAACGCCGGGCAGGAGCCCTGCGGCGACGTCGGCGTGGTCGTCGGGGCGACGCTCGACCCGGTCGGGGAGCAGCTGGACCTCGAGGGCTCGCTCGCACCCGTCCTCGCGCCGGGCGTCGGGGCCCAGGGTGCCGACGAGCACGACGTCGCGCGCGCCTTCGCCGGTGCCCGCGGCCGCGTGCTCGTGCCCGTGTCGCGGGGCCTCCTCGGGGAGGGCCCGGACGGCGTCGGGACGGCCGTGGAGTCCTGGGCGCAGCGGCTGGCCGGGGCCGTGGGGGACCCCTGA
- the mihF gene encoding integration host factor, actinobacterial type, which yields MALPELTPEQRADALAKAAAARRERAAVKNRLKNSQGSLKDVIAEGKENDVIGKMKVSALLESMPGVGRVRARQLMEEIGISESRRVRGLGANQVHHLLDHFSDR from the coding sequence GTGGCCCTTCCTGAGCTGACGCCGGAGCAGCGCGCCGACGCACTCGCCAAGGCGGCCGCCGCCCGTCGCGAGCGGGCAGCCGTCAAGAACCGCCTGAAGAACTCCCAGGGCTCTCTCAAGGACGTCATCGCCGAGGGCAAGGAGAACGACGTCATCGGCAAGATGAAGGTCTCCGCGCTCCTGGAGTCGATGCCCGGCGTGGGGCGGGTGCGTGCCCGTCAGCTCATGGAGGAGATCGGCATCTCCGAGAGCCGCCGCGTGCGCGGGCTGGGCGCCAACCAGGTGCACCACCTGCTCGACCACTTCAGCGACCGCTGA
- the gmk gene encoding guanylate kinase, with protein sequence MVLAGPTAVGKGTVAAYVREHHPDVWLSVSATTRRPRPTEREGEHYFFVDDAEFDRLQESGELLEWATVHGRARYGTPRGPVEHSLERGRPTMLEIDLQGARQVREAMPEALFVFLAPPTWEELVQRLVGRGTETEAERTRRLETARTELAAAQEFDVTIVNDDVARAAEELVSLMVDPPAPTRTTTTKD encoded by the coding sequence GTGGTGCTGGCCGGGCCCACGGCGGTCGGCAAGGGGACGGTCGCGGCCTACGTCCGCGAGCACCACCCGGACGTGTGGCTCTCGGTCTCGGCGACCACCCGGCGTCCGCGTCCGACCGAGCGCGAGGGGGAGCACTACTTCTTCGTCGACGACGCGGAGTTCGACCGGCTCCAGGAGTCCGGCGAGCTGCTCGAGTGGGCCACGGTGCACGGCCGGGCGCGCTACGGCACGCCGCGCGGCCCGGTGGAGCACTCCCTGGAGCGGGGGCGGCCCACCATGCTGGAGATCGACCTCCAGGGCGCCCGCCAGGTGCGGGAGGCCATGCCCGAGGCGCTCTTCGTCTTCCTCGCGCCCCCCACCTGGGAGGAGCTGGTGCAGCGGCTCGTGGGTCGGGGCACCGAGACCGAGGCCGAGCGCACCCGCCGGCTGGAGACCGCCCGGACCGAGCTGGCGGCCGCGCAGGAGTTCGACGTGACCATCGTCAACGACGATGTCGCCCGGGCGGCCGAGGAACTCGTATCATTGATGGTCGACCCCCCAGCACCCACCCGAACGACGACGACGAAGGACTGA
- the rpoZ gene encoding DNA-directed RNA polymerase subunit omega yields the protein MSGTGTIAHPDGITNPPIDSLLQRADSKYALVIYAAKRARQINAYYSQLSEGLLEYVGPLVEADATDKPLSIALHEIDQGKLHTSSPES from the coding sequence GTGAGCGGAACCGGCACCATCGCCCACCCCGACGGCATCACCAACCCCCCGATCGACAGCCTGCTGCAGCGCGCGGACAGCAAGTACGCGCTGGTCATCTACGCCGCCAAGCGCGCCCGGCAGATCAACGCCTACTACTCCCAGCTGAGCGAGGGCCTGCTGGAGTACGTCGGCCCGCTCGTCGAGGCCGACGCCACCGACAAGCCGCTGTCGATCGCCCTGCACGAGATCGACCAGGGCAAGCTGCACACCAGCTCGCCCGAGAGCTGA